In the genome of Phacochoerus africanus isolate WHEZ1 chromosome 10, ROS_Pafr_v1, whole genome shotgun sequence, one region contains:
- the FGFR3 gene encoding fibroblast growth factor receptor 3 isoform X4 — protein sequence MGAPACAFAFCVAVAVVTGAASGPPGMEQRVVRRAAEAPGPEPGQQELVFGAGDAVELSCHLPAGAPTGPTVWVKDGAGLVPSDRILVGPRRLQVLNASHEDTGVYSCRQRLTPRVLCHFSVRVTDAPASGDDEDGEDEAEDAAGAPYWTRPERMDKKLLAVPAANTVRFRCPAAGNPTPSISWLKNGKEFRGEHRIGGIKLRHQQWSLVMESVVPSDRGNYTCVVENKFGSIQQTYTLDVLERSPHRPILQAGLPANQTAVLGSDVEFHCKVYSDAQPHIQWLKHVEVNGSKVGPDGTPYVTVLKSWMSESVEADARLRLANVSERDGGEYLCRASNFIGVAEKAFWLRVHGPQAAEEELVEAGEAGSVYAGVLSYGLGFLLFILVVATVTLCRLRSPPKKGLGSPTVHKVSRFPLKRQVSLESSSSMSSNTPLVRIARLSSGEGPTLANVSELELPADPKWELSRARLTLGKPLGEGCFGQVVMAEAIGIDKDRAAKPVTVAVKMLKDDATDKDLSDLVSEMEMMKMIGKHKNIINLLGACTQGGPLYVLVEYAAKGNLREYLRARRPPGTDYSFDTCRLPEEQLTFKDLVSCAYQVARGMEYLASQKCIHRDLAARNVLVTEDNVMKIADFGLARDVHNLDYYKKTTNGRLPVKWMAPEALFDRVYTHQSDVWSFGVLLWEIFTLGGSPYPGIPVEELFKLLKEGHRMDKPANCTHDLYMIMRECWHAAPSQRPTFKQLVEDLDRVLTVTSTDEYLDLSVPFEQYSPGGQDTPSSSSSGDDSVFAHDLLPPAPPSGGGSRT from the exons ATGGGCGCCCCGGCTTGCGCCTTCGCGTTCTGCGTGGCGGTGGCAGTCGTGACCGGCGCCGCCTCCGGGCCCCCGGGCATGGAGCAACGCGTCGTGCGGAGAGCGGCAG AGGCCCCGGGCCCTGAGCCTGGCCAGCAGGAGCTGGTCTTCGGCGCCGGGGATGCTGTGGAGCTGAGCTGCCACCTGCCCGCGGGGGCTCCCACGGGGCCCACCGTCTGGGTGAAAGACGGCGCGGGGCTAGTGCCCTCAGACCGCATCCTGGTGGGGCCTCGGCGGCTGCAGGTGCTGAACGCCTCCCACGAGGACACGGGGGTCTACAGCTGCCGGCAGCGGCTCACCCCGCGGGTCCTGTGCCACTTCAGCGTGCGCGTGACGG ATGCTCCCGCCTCGGGGGACGACGAAGATGGCGAGGACGAGGCCGAAGACGCAG CAGGGGCCCCTTACTGGACACGGCCCGAGCGGATGGACAAGAAGCTGCTGGCCGTGCCGGCTGCCAACACCGTCCGCTTCCGCTGCCCGGCTGCCGGCAACCCCACTCCGTCCATCTCCTGGCTGAAGAATGGCAAGGAGTTCCGAGGCGAGCATCGCATCGGGGGCATCAAG CTGCGCCACCAGCAGTGGAGCCTGGTCATGGAGAGCGTGGTGCCCTCCGACCGCGGCAACTACACGTGCGTCGTGGAGAACAAGTTTGGCAGCATCCAGCAGACGTACACCCTGGACGTGCTCG AGCGCTCCCCGCACCGGCCCATCCTGCAGGCGGGGCTGCCCGCCAACCAGACGGCCGTGCTGGGCAGCGACGTGGAGTTCCATTGCAAGGTGTACAGCGACGCCCAGCCCCACATCCAGTGGCTTAAGCACGTGGAGGTGAACGGCAGCAAAGTGGGGCCCGACGGCACGCCCTACGTCACCGTGCTCAAG TCGTGGATGAGTGAGAGTGTGGAGGCCGACGCGCGCCTCCGCCTGGCCAATGTGTCCGAGCGCGACGGGGGCGAGTACCTCTGTCGAGCCTCCAATTTCATAGGCGTGGCTGAGAAGGCCTTTTGGCTGCGTGTTCACGGGCCCCAAGCAG CCGAGGAGGAGCTGGTGGAGGCTGGTGAGGCTGGCAGTGTGTACGCGGGAGTCCTCAGCTACGGGCTGGGCTTTCTCCTCTTCATCCTGGTGGTGGCCACCGTGACACTCTGCCGCCTGCGCAGCCCCCCCAAGAAGGGCCTGGGCTCGCCCACCGTACACAAGGTCTCCCGCTTCCCGCTCAAGCGACAG GTGTCCTTGGAGTCCAGCTCGTCCATGAGCTCCAACACGCCGCTGGTGCGCATCGCCCGCCTGTCCTCGGGGGAGGGGCCCACCCTGGCCAACGTTTCGGAGCTCGAGCTGCCTGCCGACCCCAAGTGGGAGCTGTCCCGGGCCCG CCTGACCCTGGGCAAGCCTCTTGGGGAGGGCTGCTTCGGCCAGGTGGTCATGGCAGAGGCCATCGGCATCGACAAGGACCGGGCTGCCAAGCCCGTCACGGTGGCCGTGAAGATGCtgaaag ACGACGCCACCGACAAGGACCTGTCGGACCTGGTGTCCGAGATGGAGATGATGAAGATGATCGGGAAACACAAGAACATCATCAACCTGCTGGGCGCCTGCACGCAGGGCG GGCCCCTGTACGTGCTGGTGGAGTACGCGGCCAAGGGCAACCTGCGGGAGTACCTGCGGGCGCGGCGGCCCCCGGGCACCGACTACTCCTTCGACACCTGCAGGCTGCCCGAGGAGCAGCTCACCTTCAAGGACCTGGTGTCCTGTGCCTACCAGGTGGCGCGGGGCATGGAGTACCTGGCCTCACAGAAG tgCATCCACAGGGACCTGGCGGCCCGCAACGTGCTGGTGACGGAAGACAACGTGATGAAGATCGCGGACTTCGGCCTGGCCCGCGACGTGCACAACCTCGACTACTACAAGAAGACCACCAAC ggcCGGCTGCCCGTGAAGTGGATGGCACCCGAGGCCTTGTTCGACCGCGTCTACACCCACCAGAGTGATGT CTGGTCCTTCGGGGTTCTGCTGTGGGAGATCTTCACGCTGGGGGGCTCGCCGTACCCCGGCATCCCAGTGGAGGAGCTCTTCAAGCTGCTGAAGGAAGGCCACCGCATGGACAAGCCGGCCAACTGCACACACGACCT GTACATGATCATGCGGGAGTGCTGGCACGCCGCGCCCtcccagaggcccaccttcaaGCAGCTGGTGGAGGACCTGGACCGCGTCCTCACTGTGACCTCCACCGAC GAGTACCTGGACCTGTCGGTGCCCTTCGAGCAGTACTCGCCGGGCGGCCAGGACACGCCCAGCTCCAGCTCCTCAGGCGACGACTCGGTGTTTGCCCACGACCTGCTGCCTCCGGCCCCACCCAGCGGCGGGGGCTCGCGGACGTGA
- the FGFR3 gene encoding fibroblast growth factor receptor 3 isoform X8, with protein sequence MGAPACAFAFCVAVAVVTGAASGPPGMEQRVVRRAAEAPGPEPGQQELVFGAGDAVELSCHLPAGAPTGPTVWVKDGAGLVPSDRILVGPRRLQVLNASHEDTGVYSCRQRLTPRVLCHFSVRVTDAPASGDDEDGEDEAEDAAGAPYWTRPERMDKKLLAVPAANTVRFRCPAAGNPTPSISWLKNGKEFRGEHRIGGIKLRHQQWSLVMESVVPSDRGNYTCVVENKFGSIQQTYTLDVLERSPHRPILQAGLPANQTAVLGSDVEFHCKVYSDAQPHIQWLKHVEVNGSKVGPDGTPYVTVLKTAGANTTDKELEVLSLRNVTFEDAGEYTCLAGNSIGFSHHSAWLVVLPAEEELVEAGEAGSVYAGVLSYGLGFLLFILVVATVTLCRLRSPPKKGLGSPTVHKVSRFPLKRQVSLESSSSMSSNTPLVRIARLSSGEGPTLANVSELELPADPKWELSRARLTLGKPLGEGCFGQVVMAEAIGIDKDRAAKPVTVAVKMLKDDATDKDLSDLVSEMEMMKMIGKHKNIINLLGACTQGGPLYVLVEYAAKGNLREYLRARRPPGTDYSFDTCRLPEEQLTFKDLVSCAYQVARGMEYLASQKCIHRDLAARNVLVTEDNVMKIADFGLARDVHNLDYYKKTTNGRLPVKWMAPEALFDRVYTHQSDVWSFGVLLWEIFTLGGSPYPGIPVEELFKLLKEGHRMDKPANCTHDLYMIMRECWHAAPSQRPTFKQLVEDLDRVLTVTSTDEYLDLSVPFEQYSPGGQDTPSSSSSGDDSVFAHDLLPPAPPSGGGSRT encoded by the exons ATGGGCGCCCCGGCTTGCGCCTTCGCGTTCTGCGTGGCGGTGGCAGTCGTGACCGGCGCCGCCTCCGGGCCCCCGGGCATGGAGCAACGCGTCGTGCGGAGAGCGGCAG AGGCCCCGGGCCCTGAGCCTGGCCAGCAGGAGCTGGTCTTCGGCGCCGGGGATGCTGTGGAGCTGAGCTGCCACCTGCCCGCGGGGGCTCCCACGGGGCCCACCGTCTGGGTGAAAGACGGCGCGGGGCTAGTGCCCTCAGACCGCATCCTGGTGGGGCCTCGGCGGCTGCAGGTGCTGAACGCCTCCCACGAGGACACGGGGGTCTACAGCTGCCGGCAGCGGCTCACCCCGCGGGTCCTGTGCCACTTCAGCGTGCGCGTGACGG ATGCTCCCGCCTCGGGGGACGACGAAGATGGCGAGGACGAGGCCGAAGACGCAG CAGGGGCCCCTTACTGGACACGGCCCGAGCGGATGGACAAGAAGCTGCTGGCCGTGCCGGCTGCCAACACCGTCCGCTTCCGCTGCCCGGCTGCCGGCAACCCCACTCCGTCCATCTCCTGGCTGAAGAATGGCAAGGAGTTCCGAGGCGAGCATCGCATCGGGGGCATCAAG CTGCGCCACCAGCAGTGGAGCCTGGTCATGGAGAGCGTGGTGCCCTCCGACCGCGGCAACTACACGTGCGTCGTGGAGAACAAGTTTGGCAGCATCCAGCAGACGTACACCCTGGACGTGCTCG AGCGCTCCCCGCACCGGCCCATCCTGCAGGCGGGGCTGCCCGCCAACCAGACGGCCGTGCTGGGCAGCGACGTGGAGTTCCATTGCAAGGTGTACAGCGACGCCCAGCCCCACATCCAGTGGCTTAAGCACGTGGAGGTGAACGGCAGCAAAGTGGGGCCCGACGGCACGCCCTACGTCACCGTGCTCAAG ACGGCGGGCGCTAACACCACCGACAAGGAGCTAGAGGTTCTGTCCTTACGCAATGTCACCTTTGAGGACGCGGGGGAGTACACGTGTCTGGCGGGCAATTCTATCGGGTTCTCCCATCACTCTGCGTGGCTGGTGGTGCTGCCAG CCGAGGAGGAGCTGGTGGAGGCTGGTGAGGCTGGCAGTGTGTACGCGGGAGTCCTCAGCTACGGGCTGGGCTTTCTCCTCTTCATCCTGGTGGTGGCCACCGTGACACTCTGCCGCCTGCGCAGCCCCCCCAAGAAGGGCCTGGGCTCGCCCACCGTACACAAGGTCTCCCGCTTCCCGCTCAAGCGACAG GTGTCCTTGGAGTCCAGCTCGTCCATGAGCTCCAACACGCCGCTGGTGCGCATCGCCCGCCTGTCCTCGGGGGAGGGGCCCACCCTGGCCAACGTTTCGGAGCTCGAGCTGCCTGCCGACCCCAAGTGGGAGCTGTCCCGGGCCCG CCTGACCCTGGGCAAGCCTCTTGGGGAGGGCTGCTTCGGCCAGGTGGTCATGGCAGAGGCCATCGGCATCGACAAGGACCGGGCTGCCAAGCCCGTCACGGTGGCCGTGAAGATGCtgaaag ACGACGCCACCGACAAGGACCTGTCGGACCTGGTGTCCGAGATGGAGATGATGAAGATGATCGGGAAACACAAGAACATCATCAACCTGCTGGGCGCCTGCACGCAGGGCG GGCCCCTGTACGTGCTGGTGGAGTACGCGGCCAAGGGCAACCTGCGGGAGTACCTGCGGGCGCGGCGGCCCCCGGGCACCGACTACTCCTTCGACACCTGCAGGCTGCCCGAGGAGCAGCTCACCTTCAAGGACCTGGTGTCCTGTGCCTACCAGGTGGCGCGGGGCATGGAGTACCTGGCCTCACAGAAG tgCATCCACAGGGACCTGGCGGCCCGCAACGTGCTGGTGACGGAAGACAACGTGATGAAGATCGCGGACTTCGGCCTGGCCCGCGACGTGCACAACCTCGACTACTACAAGAAGACCACCAAC ggcCGGCTGCCCGTGAAGTGGATGGCACCCGAGGCCTTGTTCGACCGCGTCTACACCCACCAGAGTGATGT CTGGTCCTTCGGGGTTCTGCTGTGGGAGATCTTCACGCTGGGGGGCTCGCCGTACCCCGGCATCCCAGTGGAGGAGCTCTTCAAGCTGCTGAAGGAAGGCCACCGCATGGACAAGCCGGCCAACTGCACACACGACCT GTACATGATCATGCGGGAGTGCTGGCACGCCGCGCCCtcccagaggcccaccttcaaGCAGCTGGTGGAGGACCTGGACCGCGTCCTCACTGTGACCTCCACCGAC GAGTACCTGGACCTGTCGGTGCCCTTCGAGCAGTACTCGCCGGGCGGCCAGGACACGCCCAGCTCCAGCTCCTCAGGCGACGACTCGGTGTTTGCCCACGACCTGCTGCCTCCGGCCCCACCCAGCGGCGGGGGCTCGCGGACGTGA